From one Acidobacteriota bacterium genomic stretch:
- a CDS encoding RluA family pseudouridine synthase: protein MSHRFEFQVPPEHRKQRLDEFLFAQFPHLSRMYLRDLVRDGKCDVNGTHENRGYRLRTGDFVEIDVDRARQPSMQPEDLSLDVVFEDADLLVVNKPSGMLIHPTVRVRSGTLLNAVAHHLNADGPEFFRRAGLVHRLDKDTSGIVVLAKNIRAHRILARHFQRKLVEKKYLAVVVGELTVEQGTIEAPIGRFAEERLWAVKEDGKPSTSKFRVVEFKNGRSLLELEPVTGRTNQLRIHLAHIGHPIVGDTRYGGQPFSRLCLHAFRLSINHPSSGELLSFEAAAPVEMEFSANSI from the coding sequence ATGTCACACAGATTCGAGTTTCAGGTTCCGCCAGAACACCGCAAGCAACGCCTCGACGAGTTTCTGTTTGCGCAGTTTCCGCATCTGAGCCGGATGTATCTTCGCGATCTCGTTCGCGACGGCAAATGCGACGTCAACGGGACGCACGAAAACCGCGGCTACAGACTTCGAACCGGCGACTTTGTCGAAATCGACGTCGACCGCGCGCGGCAACCTTCAATGCAGCCCGAAGACCTTTCGTTGGACGTCGTCTTTGAAGACGCAGACCTGCTTGTCGTCAACAAGCCTTCGGGAATGCTCATTCACCCGACCGTCCGCGTCCGATCGGGAACTTTGCTCAACGCCGTTGCGCATCATTTGAACGCCGACGGCCCGGAGTTTTTCCGCCGTGCCGGACTCGTTCACCGGCTCGACAAGGATACTTCCGGAATCGTGGTCCTGGCCAAAAACATTCGTGCGCATCGCATTCTGGCCCGGCATTTCCAGCGTAAACTTGTTGAAAAGAAATACCTTGCCGTCGTCGTCGGCGAACTGACCGTCGAGCAGGGAACGATCGAGGCGCCGATCGGACGGTTCGCGGAAGAACGTCTTTGGGCGGTCAAGGAAGACGGCAAACCGTCGACCTCGAAGTTTCGGGTCGTCGAATTCAAGAATGGCCGGTCTCTGCTCGAACTCGAACCCGTCACGGGTCGCACAAACCAATTGCGGATTCACCTCGCGCACATCGGCCATCCGATCGTCGGCGATACAAGATACGGCGGACAGCCGTTTTCGCGGCTCTGCCTCCACGCCTTCAGACTCTCGATCAATCATCCTTCGAGCGGTGAACTTCTGAGTTTCGAGGCCGCCGCGCCGGTTGAAATGGAGTTTTCGGCGAACTCAATTTAG
- a CDS encoding PD40 domain-containing protein — protein sequence MKFHIFVILVIIALFSAPAEAQVDSVIGQVTNSFSDSFAGGISGDGRLIVFESSGDIATENPRNSDGNREIFIFDYAQRRIFQITDTKSLLNDPTKAPTFDNIKVDIVNTRPVMSVDGRWIAFGSNATTSTPLAPNSTNPGSFDGNSFTTGTGTNPLTADGNTEVWFYAVPAVAAADLSSGVEIPLTDLTGGAFTRVTNSLPSRLPTPGSPSTQSTIADDNRDVSINDDGTYIAFTSSRDLVTGGNAPSADNDEIFVYARLITTLKQITQTPRGTIGNPIYNGFSSISGNGLRIAFMSNAVNPIIGMTGGSNADSNEEIYFADIDASGSPTGQKKQVTTTARTNPGDVVNVFSFGKRLSRDGRYLAFDSFADLANEHSGTNQAGFATFIYDFNPPVTMPPNPNPLIKRICARSDADSAASGGDVQRYPSFTDYDLGGTPQTLVMETRMNIKADGTIPATPADGLNNIDARPPQLYSYPLAAIPAASIFTRVTKFPRPEFFLGTTAPITTNSLQRMAFTFSQTEIGTGNDDLGNEVYYFYLPTVIRQGASTLSFATGASRQPVSPTAIPSPTPTPTPSPTPTPTPTPTPTPTPTPTGTPTPTPTATPTPTPQNPPAVQGVSPGMLAILDYDAGISQPVAARTATGSIQRSFTLPIELSGVTMTVNGVAAGLKFVSRRQIEFIVPPGLRAADAGATYPVVINNNGTVIRGNIVVVPARPDLFTDPDVRGPGGRVKALNVVNRVYTREPFTVTTFKLRGSRRVATVLRIHLTGVNNIGSTAIAGTAVSVRIGDVTVSGATVITNPVLVEPGVYTIDVTLPQTLAGAGDRPIIVSVFVNGIIYTSRLDSSAARISIL from the coding sequence GTGAAGTTTCACATTTTCGTAATTTTAGTCATTATTGCACTTTTTTCGGCGCCGGCCGAGGCACAGGTCGATTCTGTTATCGGACAGGTAACGAATTCGTTCAGTGACTCCTTTGCGGGTGGCATCAGCGGGGACGGCCGCCTTATTGTTTTTGAATCGAGCGGCGACATCGCCACTGAAAATCCTCGGAACTCCGACGGCAATCGCGAGATCTTCATCTTCGACTACGCTCAGCGACGCATTTTCCAGATCACCGACACCAAAAGTCTTTTGAACGATCCGACCAAGGCTCCGACGTTTGACAACATCAAGGTCGACATCGTGAATACGCGTCCTGTGATGAGCGTTGACGGGCGTTGGATCGCATTCGGTTCGAACGCGACGACTTCGACGCCGCTCGCGCCCAATTCGACAAATCCCGGTTCGTTTGACGGCAACTCGTTTACGACCGGAACCGGAACGAATCCGCTGACCGCGGACGGGAATACCGAGGTTTGGTTCTATGCCGTACCGGCGGTCGCCGCCGCGGACCTCTCTTCGGGAGTCGAGATTCCGTTGACGGATTTGACGGGCGGCGCTTTCACCCGCGTCACGAATTCGCTTCCGAGCCGGTTGCCGACACCGGGCAGTCCCTCGACGCAGTCGACGATCGCCGACGACAATCGTGACGTCAGCATCAACGATGACGGCACCTATATCGCGTTTACGTCAAGCCGCGATCTCGTCACCGGCGGGAACGCGCCGTCGGCCGACAACGACGAGATCTTCGTCTACGCCCGTTTGATCACGACCTTAAAGCAGATCACCCAAACTCCGCGCGGAACGATCGGAAACCCGATCTACAATGGCTTTTCATCGATATCGGGAAACGGCCTGCGGATCGCGTTTATGAGCAACGCCGTCAATCCGATCATCGGAATGACCGGCGGTTCGAACGCCGACAGCAACGAAGAGATCTACTTTGCGGACATCGATGCCAGCGGTTCGCCGACGGGCCAGAAGAAACAGGTAACGACAACGGCCCGCACGAATCCTGGTGACGTTGTCAATGTTTTCAGTTTTGGAAAACGCCTGAGCCGGGACGGCCGCTACCTCGCGTTCGATTCGTTCGCGGATCTCGCCAACGAGCACTCCGGAACGAATCAGGCCGGATTTGCGACGTTCATTTACGATTTCAATCCGCCGGTCACGATGCCTCCGAATCCGAACCCGCTGATCAAACGCATTTGCGCGCGAAGCGATGCGGACAGTGCGGCATCCGGCGGCGATGTGCAGCGTTATCCGTCGTTCACCGATTACGACCTCGGCGGCACTCCGCAGACGCTTGTAATGGAAACGCGAATGAACATCAAGGCCGATGGAACAATTCCGGCGACCCCGGCCGACGGTTTGAATAATATCGATGCCCGACCGCCGCAACTTTATTCGTATCCGTTGGCGGCGATCCCGGCAGCATCTATCTTTACGCGCGTCACCAAGTTCCCGCGACCGGAGTTTTTCCTCGGAACCACGGCACCGATAACGACGAACAGTCTGCAGCGGATGGCGTTCACCTTTTCGCAGACGGAGATCGGCACCGGTAATGACGATCTCGGCAACGAGGTTTATTATTTCTATCTGCCGACGGTGATTCGTCAGGGAGCCTCGACGCTTTCATTCGCGACGGGTGCCAGCCGCCAGCCGGTTTCGCCGACGGCCATACCGTCGCCGACTCCGACTCCGACGCCGTCGCCGACACCGACGCCGACCCCAACACCAACGCCGACGCCGACACCAACGCCGACCGGAACGCCGACGCCGACGCCGACTGCCACGCCGACTCCGACGCCGCAGAATCCGCCTGCAGTTCAGGGCGTTTCGCCCGGAATGCTCGCGATTCTCGATTATGATGCGGGAATCAGTCAACCGGTCGCCGCGCGGACGGCAACGGGTTCGATTCAACGGAGTTTCACGCTTCCGATCGAACTGAGCGGCGTGACGATGACGGTGAACGGCGTCGCCGCGGGCCTGAAGTTCGTGAGTCGTCGTCAGATAGAGTTTATCGTTCCGCCCGGACTCAGGGCGGCCGACGCGGGCGCGACGTATCCGGTTGTGATCAACAATAACGGAACGGTTATTCGTGGCAATATCGTCGTTGTCCCGGCAAGACCGGATCTGTTTACGGATCCCGACGTTCGCGGACCGGGCGGGCGTGTCAAGGCGTTGAACGTCGTCAACCGAGTTTACACGCGCGAACCGTTTACGGTCACGACTTTCAAGCTTCGCGGAAGCCGTCGTGTCGCGACGGTTCTACGAATTCATTTGACCGGGGTGAACAATATCGGATCGACCGCGATCGCCGGCACGGCTGTATCGGTCAGGATCGGCGACGTGACGGTCTCTGGGGCCACGGTCATCACCAATCCGGTGTTGGTTGAACCCGGCGTTTACACGATCGATGTCACTTTGCCGCAGACCTTGGCAGGTGCCGGGGACAGGCCGATCATCGTCTCGGTCTTCGTTAACGGGATCATTTACACCAGTCGGCTTGACTCGTCGGCAGCACGGATCTCGATTCTATAA
- the lpxB gene encoding lipid-A-disaccharide synthase, which yields MIVAGEASGDAHAAKLVRELRAQTGIDFEFFGAASHHLRAEGVEEIVNADELSVVGLLEIGKVLPMFWRAFRKLRDAAVSRRADAVILVDFPEFNLKLARSLKRRGIKVIYYISPQIWAWRQYRIGAIKKYVDLLLTILPFEKDWYLKNGFSKVEYVGNPTISEVAARSTREEFCSKYGLNPKRPVIALLPGSRHKEIARILPLMLQTAEDMTDREPALQFVIALANLRRETEVAAAFSKSGVVRDALSIVTAHGETFDALNASDAAAVTSGTATLETAVIGTPLAIVYKTSPLNYRIFRPMISVEHFGLINLIADERIATELLQDDLTTDSLGTELFRLLDPEVNASFRRRLAEATEKLGHGGASARAASAILLFLSGADENSRNGT from the coding sequence ATGATTGTCGCGGGCGAAGCGTCCGGCGATGCACACGCCGCGAAACTCGTCCGTGAACTGCGGGCGCAAACCGGGATCGATTTCGAGTTTTTCGGCGCGGCAAGCCATCATTTGCGGGCCGAAGGCGTTGAAGAGATCGTCAACGCGGACGAACTTTCGGTCGTCGGACTGCTCGAGATCGGGAAGGTCCTGCCGATGTTCTGGCGCGCGTTTCGGAAACTCCGCGATGCCGCCGTCAGTCGCCGCGCCGACGCCGTGATACTGGTCGATTTTCCGGAGTTCAACCTGAAACTCGCGCGATCCCTCAAACGCCGCGGCATCAAGGTCATTTACTATATATCGCCGCAGATCTGGGCGTGGCGCCAATATCGGATCGGTGCGATAAAAAAATACGTCGATCTGCTGCTGACGATACTTCCGTTTGAAAAAGACTGGTATCTGAAAAACGGGTTTTCGAAGGTCGAATATGTCGGGAATCCGACCATAAGCGAAGTTGCGGCCAGATCGACTCGTGAAGAGTTTTGCTCAAAATACGGACTCAATCCGAAGCGGCCCGTCATCGCTCTTCTGCCGGGAAGCCGCCACAAGGAGATCGCACGGATCCTTCCGCTGATGCTCCAGACGGCCGAAGATATGACCGACCGTGAACCGGCGCTTCAGTTCGTGATCGCGCTCGCCAATCTCAGGCGCGAGACCGAAGTCGCCGCGGCCTTTTCAAAAAGCGGTGTTGTCCGCGATGCGCTCAGCATCGTTACCGCGCACGGCGAGACGTTCGACGCGCTCAACGCCTCCGACGCCGCGGCGGTCACGAGCGGAACGGCGACACTTGAAACCGCCGTCATCGGCACGCCGCTGGCGATCGTTTACAAGACCTCGCCGCTCAATTACCGGATCTTTCGGCCGATGATCTCGGTCGAGCACTTCGGATTGATCAACCTCATCGCGGATGAACGGATCGCGACCGAGCTTTTACAGGACGATCTCACAACGGATTCCCTCGGTACGGAATTGTTCCGGCTCCTCGATCCGGAGGTCAACGCCTCGTTCCGGCGCCGCCTCGCCGAAGCGACCGAAAAACTCGGGCACGGCGGTGCGTCGGCGCGCGCAGCATCGGCGATTTTGCTCTTTCTTTCGGGCGCGGACGAAAACAGTCGGAACGGTACTTGA
- a CDS encoding D-aminoacylase, with amino-acid sequence MRLVFSGILILCILLSTTASVPDTSGTYDLVITNARIVDGTGNPWFRGSVAIRDGKIVKIGRVEASGAKATIDAAGRIVAPGFIDVHTHVEDVFSNPAAENFVRMGVTTLVTGNCGGSATDIKEFLGRVESKPLALNISTLIAHGSVRSKVMGLDNRDPSPEEQTSMNELVEKGMRDGALGLSTGLIYVPGTFSKTEEVVGLAKSAAKFGGVYASHIRDEGTKVVEAIEEAINIGEQANMPVDISHFKISSKALWGQTPTTIGLVEAARKRGLTVTVDQYAYTASSTSLDARIPSWAIAGGREEGRKRLADPETRKKVVREMKDELKRKNFKDYSFAYVASYRANPEFNGKNIAEITKLVRGKKKLDAQIDQFLEMYDKGGAQMVYHVMNEDDVQNIMRQPFTMIASDSGVARFGAGVPHPRGYGNNARVLGRYVRELKIITLEDAIRKMTSLPAQTFNLRDRGLIREGFAADIVIFDENTVADKATFENPHQYAEGFQTVIVNGEIVFDGTKLTGKMPGKALRGPGYLN; translated from the coding sequence ATGAGACTAGTTTTTTCGGGCATCCTGATTCTTTGCATCCTTCTTTCGACAACTGCGAGCGTTCCCGACACTTCCGGGACCTACGACCTGGTGATCACGAATGCGCGCATCGTCGACGGCACGGGCAACCCCTGGTTTCGCGGGTCGGTCGCGATTCGCGATGGAAAGATCGTCAAGATCGGGCGTGTCGAAGCATCCGGAGCGAAGGCGACGATCGATGCGGCCGGCAGGATCGTCGCGCCGGGATTCATCGACGTTCACACGCACGTCGAGGATGTTTTTTCGAATCCAGCGGCCGAAAATTTTGTACGAATGGGCGTGACGACACTCGTCACCGGCAATTGTGGCGGTTCGGCGACCGACATCAAGGAATTTCTCGGACGCGTTGAATCAAAACCTCTCGCCTTGAACATTTCGACACTCATCGCGCACGGCTCGGTTCGGTCGAAGGTGATGGGACTCGACAATCGTGATCCGTCACCCGAAGAACAAACGTCGATGAACGAACTCGTCGAGAAAGGGATGCGCGACGGCGCACTCGGACTCTCGACCGGTCTGATCTATGTTCCGGGGACATTTTCAAAGACCGAAGAGGTCGTCGGACTGGCGAAGTCGGCGGCAAAGTTCGGAGGGGTTTACGCGTCCCATATTCGCGACGAAGGCACAAAGGTCGTCGAGGCGATCGAAGAAGCGATCAACATCGGCGAACAGGCGAATATGCCGGTCGACATTTCGCATTTCAAGATCTCAAGCAAGGCTCTCTGGGGGCAGACGCCGACGACGATCGGGCTTGTCGAAGCGGCCCGAAAACGCGGGCTGACGGTGACCGTCGATCAGTACGCATATACTGCGTCGTCGACGTCGCTCGACGCGCGAATCCCGAGTTGGGCGATCGCGGGCGGACGCGAAGAGGGCCGGAAACGGCTTGCCGATCCGGAAACGCGTAAAAAAGTAGTGCGGGAAATGAAAGATGAACTGAAGAGGAAGAACTTCAAGGACTACAGCTTTGCCTATGTCGCAAGCTATCGCGCAAATCCGGAGTTCAACGGCAAGAACATCGCCGAGATCACGAAATTGGTTCGGGGAAAAAAGAAACTCGACGCCCAGATCGATCAGTTCCTCGAAATGTACGACAAAGGCGGCGCTCAGATGGTCTACCACGTGATGAACGAGGATGACGTGCAAAACATTATGCGACAGCCGTTTACGATGATCGCTTCGGACAGCGGAGTGGCCCGTTTCGGCGCCGGCGTCCCGCATCCGCGCGGATACGGCAACAACGCCCGCGTTCTTGGACGCTATGTGCGGGAACTCAAGATCATCACGCTTGAGGACGCTATCCGCAAAATGACCTCACTCCCGGCGCAGACGTTCAACCTACGCGACCGCGGCCTGATCCGCGAGGGCTTCGCTGCGGACATCGTTATCTTCGACGAGAACACGGTCGCGGATAAGGCGACGTTCGAAAATCCGCACCAGTACGCCGAAGGATTTCAAACGGTGATCGTCAACGGCGAAATCGTTTTCGACGGCACGAAGTTGACCGGCAAGATGCCCGGCAAAGCGCTCCGCGGCCCGGGGTATTTGAACTGA
- the pyrR gene encoding bifunctional pyr operon transcriptional regulator/uracil phosphoribosyltransferase PyrR yields the protein MADQYGLIEKSKIMDSSRMTRALSRLASEIVEDNHGARDLYIVGIRRRGVPLAQRIVEKIAELENETPHFGIIDITLYRDDLSTVGANPIVNRTELTHDIEGKNIILVDDVLYTGRTIRAALDQLMDFGRPNRVQLAVLIDRGKEHRELPIQADYIGKTVPTKRTEIIKVMLKEYDDEESVWIYEKPA from the coding sequence ATGGCAGACCAATACGGATTAATTGAAAAATCGAAGATCATGGATTCTTCACGGATGACGCGGGCCCTGTCGCGGCTTGCTTCGGAGATCGTCGAGGACAACCACGGCGCGCGTGATCTTTATATCGTCGGAATTCGTCGCCGCGGCGTTCCGTTGGCCCAGCGGATCGTCGAGAAGATCGCCGAACTTGAAAACGAAACGCCGCACTTCGGGATCATCGACATCACGTTGTATCGCGACGATCTTTCGACCGTCGGCGCGAATCCGATAGTCAACCGGACCGAACTGACGCACGACATCGAAGGCAAGAACATCATTCTCGTGGACGACGTTCTTTATACCGGACGAACGATCCGCGCGGCCCTCGATCAGCTGATGGATTTCGGCCGACCGAATCGCGTCCAGCTTGCCGTGCTTATCGACCGCGGCAAGGAACATCGCGAATTGCCGATTCAGGCCGACTACATCGGTAAAACGGTGCCGACAAAACGGACCGAGATCATCAAGGTAATGCTCAAAGAGTATGACGATGAAGAATCCGTTTGGATCTACGAGAAACCGGCGTAA
- a CDS encoding PorT family protein yields MTRNRHRTLTGLIAILAFAATIFAQDDKENYIGFKGGVSIPQLSSSDDNELSRDYKSRVAPNFGAFFEFGVAKRTSLQFEVNYAGQGGKRNGIQPVTQPIPGLPALPAGNYYYANFNNTAKLTYLEVPVLAKYKFGPKTKPRLFVNGGAYYGLLVKAETVTNGNSTLFLDRDGRVPLLLPPVGTPFPAIPFDATTDIKDELNKHNFGLTGGGGFEIPHKKNYFVFDACVSYGLVSIQKDTVLNGNSKTGNLVISFGYAFGLGK; encoded by the coding sequence ATGACACGCAATCGACATCGGACCCTGACCGGGTTGATCGCCATTCTTGCTTTTGCAGCAACGATCTTCGCACAGGACGACAAGGAAAATTACATCGGGTTCAAAGGCGGAGTCAGCATTCCGCAGCTCAGCAGCAGCGACGACAACGAACTCAGCCGCGATTACAAATCGCGGGTCGCGCCGAATTTCGGGGCATTTTTCGAATTCGGCGTCGCCAAACGGACCTCGCTCCAGTTCGAGGTCAACTACGCCGGCCAGGGCGGAAAACGCAACGGGATTCAGCCCGTGACGCAGCCGATACCGGGACTTCCGGCGCTTCCGGCCGGAAATTATTATTACGCCAATTTCAACAACACCGCGAAACTGACCTATCTCGAAGTTCCGGTTTTGGCAAAATACAAATTCGGCCCGAAGACAAAACCGCGATTGTTCGTAAACGGCGGTGCTTATTACGGGTTGCTGGTCAAGGCTGAAACCGTGACCAACGGCAACAGCACGCTCTTCCTCGATCGCGACGGGCGCGTTCCGTTGCTGCTTCCGCCGGTCGGCACTCCGTTTCCGGCGATCCCGTTCGACGCGACGACCGACATCAAGGACGAACTCAACAAACATAATTTCGGATTGACGGGCGGCGGCGGATTCGAGATCCCGCACAAGAAGAACTATTTCGTTTTCGACGCGTGCGTTTCGTACGGCCTGGTGTCGATCCAGAAAGACACGGTGCTCAACGGGAACAGCAAGACCGGGAATCTCGTGATCTCGTTCGGTTACGCGTTCGGCTTGGGCAAATAA
- a CDS encoding aspartate carbamoyltransferase catalytic subunit — translation MEKPFRRRDLLGIRDLSAAEITGILNTAENFREINQREIKKVPTLRGKTVINLFFENSTRTRTSFELAAKRLSADAVNISVSSSSVTKGETLVDTALNLDAMQPDCIVVRHGSAGVPHQLAKVSRAAIVNAGDGANEHPTQALLDAMTIREHKGTIEGLEVAILGDILHSRVARSNIHLLTKLGARVRVAGPKTLVPRDFEHLVEKDLTVCPHVEDAIRGADVVMILRIQRERQDSAYFPTLREYSIHYGLTNERLDLARKDAIVLHPGPMNRGIEIASEVADSSRSLILDQVKYGVAVRMAVLYLATGGG, via the coding sequence ATGGAAAAGCCTTTTCGACGACGTGATCTTCTCGGCATCCGCGATCTTTCGGCCGCGGAAATCACCGGTATTTTGAACACCGCCGAAAACTTCCGCGAGATCAACCAGCGCGAGATCAAGAAGGTTCCGACCCTGCGCGGCAAGACCGTGATCAATCTGTTCTTCGAGAATTCGACGCGGACGCGGACCTCGTTCGAACTCGCGGCGAAGCGGCTTTCAGCCGACGCTGTCAACATCTCTGTTTCGTCATCGAGCGTTACCAAAGGCGAAACGCTGGTCGACACGGCGCTTAATCTCGACGCGATGCAGCCGGACTGCATCGTCGTCCGTCACGGCAGCGCAGGCGTCCCGCATCAGCTCGCCAAGGTCTCAAGAGCGGCGATCGTCAATGCCGGCGACGGCGCGAACGAACATCCGACGCAGGCGCTGCTCGACGCGATGACGATCCGCGAGCACAAGGGGACGATCGAGGGGCTCGAGGTGGCGATCCTCGGCGACATCCTGCACAGCCGCGTCGCGCGTTCGAACATACACTTGCTCACGAAACTCGGCGCGCGCGTTCGCGTCGCCGGCCCGAAGACCCTGGTGCCGAGGGACTTTGAGCATCTGGTGGAAAAGGATCTGACGGTCTGCCCTCACGTCGAGGACGCGATCCGTGGCGCCGATGTGGTGATGATCCTTCGAATCCAGCGCGAGCGTCAGGACTCGGCGTATTTTCCGACGCTGCGCGAGTATTCGATACATTACGGATTGACCAACGAACGACTCGATCTCGCGCGCAAGGACGCGATCGTCCTTCATCCGGGCCCGATGAACCGCGGCATCGAGATCGCTTCGGAAGTCGCCGACAGTTCGCGGTCTCTGATTCTCGATCAGGTGAAGTACGGTGTCGCAGTGAGAATGGCGGTGCTGTATCTGGCGACGGGCGGAGGATGA
- a CDS encoding dihydroorotase, which produces MKLLIKNGHLIDPAQNQNSGMDVLIEGGRVAAWIGRGEQPPADAEVFDASGLVVAPGFIDLHVHLREPGQEHKETIASGCAAAVAGGFTSVCPMPNTNPINDNAAITRYMIEQAERAGLANVFPVGAITKESNGAQLAEMGEMKAAGAVAVSDDGRPVPNAGMMRRAMEYAKDFDLPVVDHCEDKSLSSGGVMHEGRVSLLLGLKGMPALAEDLDAVRDIYLARETGAHIHVAHISTKGSIEIVRRAKAEGIHATCEVAPHHFTLTDAAVEGYDTNTKMAPPLRSEEHVAAILEAIKDGTIDAIATDHAPHHADEKALEYDRAPFGITGLETAVGLAFSELVHKGLIDLVRLVELFSTNPARVFHLRERGTLKVGSHADLTLLDPTLDWVYRNAESRSKSKNSPYDGRSFHGAAVATIVGGKIVYRRGG; this is translated from the coding sequence ATGAAACTTCTTATCAAAAACGGTCATCTTATTGACCCGGCACAAAATCAGAACAGCGGAATGGACGTCCTTATCGAGGGCGGACGCGTCGCGGCCTGGATCGGACGGGGCGAACAGCCGCCGGCGGACGCGGAAGTGTTCGACGCCAGCGGGCTCGTCGTCGCGCCGGGATTCATCGATCTGCACGTTCACCTGCGTGAGCCTGGTCAGGAGCACAAGGAGACGATCGCTTCGGGCTGCGCGGCGGCGGTCGCCGGCGGATTTACCAGCGTCTGCCCGATGCCGAACACGAATCCGATCAACGACAACGCCGCGATCACGCGTTATATGATCGAGCAGGCCGAACGCGCCGGGCTCGCGAACGTCTTCCCGGTCGGCGCGATCACCAAGGAATCAAATGGCGCGCAGCTCGCCGAGATGGGCGAAATGAAGGCCGCCGGCGCGGTCGCGGTATCCGACGATGGCCGTCCCGTGCCGAACGCCGGAATGATGCGCCGCGCGATGGAATATGCCAAGGATTTCGATCTTCCGGTGGTCGATCACTGCGAGGACAAATCGCTGTCATCGGGCGGGGTTATGCACGAGGGCCGCGTTTCCCTGCTGCTCGGACTCAAGGGAATGCCGGCGCTTGCCGAGGACCTCGACGCCGTGCGCGACATCTATCTCGCCCGGGAAACCGGCGCGCACATCCACGTCGCTCATATTTCGACAAAAGGCTCGATCGAGATCGTCCGCCGAGCGAAGGCGGAGGGCATTCACGCGACGTGCGAGGTCGCGCCGCACCATTTCACGCTTACGGATGCCGCCGTCGAAGGTTACGACACGAATACCAAAATGGCGCCGCCGTTGCGCAGCGAAGAACACGTCGCGGCGATCCTTGAAGCGATCAAGGACGGCACGATCGACGCCATCGCGACCGATCACGCCCCGCACCACGCCGATGAAAAAGCGCTTGAATACGACCGCGCACCGTTCGGCATCACGGGACTCGAAACCGCCGTCGGGCTCGCGTTTTCCGAGCTTGTTCACAAAGGTTTGATCGATCTCGTGCGGTTGGTCGAGCTGTTTTCGACGAATCCGGCGCGCGTTTTCCACCTTCGCGAACGCGGAACGCTGAAAGTCGGATCGCACGCCGATCTGACACTGCTCGACCCGACGCTCGATTGGGTCTACCGCAACGCCGAATCGCGTTCGAAATCGAAGAATTCACCTTACGACGGACGCAGTTTTCACGGCGCGGCGGTCGCCACCATCGTCGGCGGAAAAATCGTTTACCGGCGCGGCGGGTAG